From Nocardia sp. XZ_19_385, the proteins below share one genomic window:
- the pks13 gene encoding polyketide synthase Pks13 (Pks13 is a key enzyme in mycolic acid biosynthesis.), translating into MADNEGTPTQTTDAAEIPAVPETAAPAKDAVNPDISVAELREWLRRWVSEATGQPLENITVDRPMEEFGLASRDALALGGDIEELTGVVLNATVVYQHPTIGSLAEVVVNGVPELPEDSVADDAFYAGYTPGEAHDIAIVGLSTRLPGAGNTPESTWDFLIGRGDGIRELPEGRWEEFTADPGVKQIVEESNTLGGYLDQDVIKGFDAEFFAMSPVEVERVDPQQRLMMELTWEALEHARIPASDLRGEAVGMFVGSSTSDFQLIAALGLGDIDPNVPISAEAYALLGASTGIIANRVSYFFDFRGPSITIDTACSSTIVAVHQAVRALRDGDADLALAGGVNMILAPVATLGFEKNGAVAKDGHIKAFSSDADGMVRSEGAGLVVLKRLADAERDGDNILAVIKGSAVNSDGRSNGLFAPNPEAQADVLRRAYRDAGIKPSTVDYIEAHGTGTPIGDPIEAEALGRVIGRGRDADKPALLGSAKTNFGHLESGAGAASLAKVVMSFQHNVIPPNLGYAGPSPFIPFEQAHLKVVDQPTEYPRYSGTATVGISGFGFGGTNAHVVLQEYKPTPVVPAAERDEDIDAEVSSTDVVAEATAIAADAVPEPEWTDREEPLPVILAVSGYLPSRRRRAAQELADWLEADGKDVPLEDVARSLAKRSHWRSRGVVIAKDNEEAVAGLRAIAAGKPGNGVFTVDAPAARGPLWVMAGFGAQHRKMGKQLYTENRIFRATVDKIDELVVDEAGYSVREMILDDAQDWDIGTGQVGTFTIQAGLAAILRAHGAEPDGVVGHSQGEVAGAYISGGLPLEDAVRVIVSRGRLMAEGEQMITDDQVRNMALVELSAEDVEAMLPDFPEIELAVFAAPTNTVIGGPPDQVHAIVAKVEEQGKFARVLQTRGAGHTSQMDVLLGELAAELAGIEPTALQVDLYSTAHKSAVYKAGHEPVHNEDYWVTNMRGSVYFTNAIRAAVDSGITTFLELAPNSVALMQVMGTTFAAGVPNAALIPTLKRKEDESAAVISALAQLYVNGHRVDLSSLLPAGPYADIPRTTFVRKEFWPKGKALSTGSGNAKVPGAHVSLPDGRHVWEVQAAAVTDLGALVNAAAAQVLSDVQAGASYAYAPVPVTGTLTTTLTPYPGGAAAQVHAKEGNSFKLLFDGVVTSGAPLPEPVAVQPVQTATPTTEVAVVESFGDRWDPNGSQKLEDRLALIVAESMGYAVEDLPMEIPLMELGLDSLMAMRIKNRVEYEFDIPQLQIQAVRDANLTEVGKVLRYAIEHRDEVAAIAERQAAGEEVTIDADFVNQARAAMEAGEDPAAIAKAAAVEAKQDAVESAAAVKKEAVESAAAAKRDAVESAAAAKRDAVESAAAAKKEAIESAAGALVADAAVTTESAPVAGDAVLGGVAYEADEDDVPPRDAAERLAYGTWALVTGKSAGGIFNTLPILEEEVAEKMAARLTERVGAEITVDDVLDCETIEALAEIVRNLQDSGVDVDGFVRPLRARTEGSNAVPVFVFHPAGGNTLVYEPLLKKLPADTPMYGFERVDGSIEERAREYLPELRKIQGDGPYVLYGWSLGAVLALQVGQLLREEGADVRTIGLIDLARTVKPEDNSPEERVRRIERYQAFAKKTYNVPHELDRDQLEELAAASDEDQFKMIGDLVKLSGAKIPGGVLEHQRTSWLENRELQKVQPRNYDGDVVLYLADRYHDGAIELEPRFADRLPNGGWEEFIPNLEVVHIPGDHLQIVDEPRIGKIGTDLAAKLAEIEAKGAK; encoded by the coding sequence ATGGCTGACAACGAGGGCACACCCACCCAGACGACCGACGCCGCCGAAATCCCGGCGGTCCCGGAGACCGCCGCACCTGCCAAGGATGCGGTGAACCCGGATATCTCGGTGGCGGAACTGCGAGAGTGGTTGCGGCGCTGGGTATCCGAGGCGACCGGTCAACCGCTGGAGAACATCACGGTGGATCGGCCGATGGAGGAATTCGGGCTGGCCTCGCGGGACGCGCTCGCGCTCGGTGGTGACATCGAAGAGCTCACCGGTGTGGTGCTCAACGCCACCGTCGTCTATCAGCATCCGACCATCGGCTCGCTGGCCGAGGTTGTCGTCAACGGTGTGCCGGAGTTGCCAGAGGACTCAGTCGCCGACGACGCGTTCTACGCGGGCTACACCCCGGGCGAAGCGCATGACATCGCCATCGTCGGTCTGTCCACGCGTCTGCCCGGCGCAGGCAATACTCCCGAATCGACCTGGGATTTCCTGATCGGCCGTGGCGACGGCATCAGGGAGCTGCCGGAAGGCCGCTGGGAAGAGTTCACCGCGGACCCGGGCGTCAAGCAGATCGTCGAGGAGTCCAACACCCTCGGCGGCTACCTCGATCAGGACGTGATCAAGGGCTTCGACGCGGAGTTCTTCGCGATGTCGCCGGTCGAGGTCGAGCGGGTCGACCCGCAGCAGCGCCTGATGATGGAGCTGACCTGGGAAGCCTTGGAGCACGCCCGGATTCCGGCGAGCGACCTCCGGGGCGAAGCCGTCGGCATGTTCGTCGGCTCGTCCACCAGTGACTTCCAGCTGATCGCCGCGCTCGGCCTCGGTGACATCGACCCGAACGTGCCGATCTCGGCGGAGGCCTACGCCCTGCTGGGCGCGTCCACCGGCATCATCGCCAACCGCGTCTCCTACTTCTTCGACTTCCGCGGCCCGTCGATCACCATCGACACCGCCTGCTCCTCGACCATCGTCGCGGTGCACCAGGCCGTGCGCGCGCTGCGCGACGGCGACGCCGACCTGGCGCTGGCCGGTGGCGTGAACATGATTCTGGCGCCGGTCGCGACCCTCGGATTCGAGAAGAACGGCGCGGTCGCGAAAGACGGTCATATCAAGGCCTTCTCGTCCGACGCCGACGGCATGGTGCGCTCCGAGGGCGCGGGCCTGGTGGTGCTCAAGCGCCTGGCCGACGCCGAGCGCGACGGCGACAATATCCTCGCCGTGATCAAGGGCTCCGCGGTCAACAGCGACGGCCGCTCCAACGGCCTGTTCGCGCCGAACCCGGAGGCGCAGGCCGATGTGCTGCGCCGCGCCTACCGTGACGCGGGCATCAAGCCGTCCACCGTCGACTACATCGAGGCGCACGGCACCGGCACCCCGATCGGCGACCCGATCGAGGCCGAGGCGCTCGGCCGGGTGATCGGCCGCGGCCGCGATGCCGACAAGCCCGCGCTGCTGGGTTCGGCGAAGACCAACTTCGGTCACCTGGAGTCCGGTGCCGGCGCGGCCAGCCTGGCCAAGGTCGTGATGTCGTTCCAGCACAACGTCATTCCGCCGAACCTCGGCTACGCGGGCCCGAGCCCGTTCATCCCGTTCGAGCAGGCGCACCTGAAGGTTGTCGACCAGCCGACCGAGTACCCGCGCTACAGCGGCACCGCCACCGTCGGTATCTCCGGTTTCGGCTTCGGCGGCACCAACGCGCACGTCGTGCTGCAGGAATACAAGCCGACGCCGGTCGTGCCCGCCGCCGAACGCGACGAGGACATCGACGCCGAAGTCTCGAGCACCGATGTGGTGGCCGAGGCCACCGCGATCGCCGCCGACGCCGTGCCGGAGCCGGAATGGACCGATCGGGAGGAGCCGCTGCCGGTCATCCTCGCGGTATCGGGCTATCTGCCCTCGCGCCGCCGCCGGGCCGCACAGGAACTGGCCGACTGGCTCGAAGCCGATGGCAAGGATGTGCCGCTGGAAGACGTGGCTCGGTCCCTCGCCAAGCGCAGCCACTGGCGGTCGCGCGGCGTGGTGATCGCCAAGGACAATGAGGAAGCGGTCGCCGGTTTGCGTGCGATCGCCGCGGGCAAGCCGGGCAACGGGGTCTTCACCGTCGACGCTCCGGCCGCACGGGGTCCGCTGTGGGTGATGGCCGGTTTCGGTGCCCAGCACCGCAAGATGGGCAAGCAGCTCTACACCGAGAACCGGATCTTCCGCGCGACCGTCGACAAGATCGACGAACTCGTCGTCGACGAGGCCGGGTATTCGGTGCGCGAGATGATCCTCGACGATGCCCAGGATTGGGATATCGGCACCGGCCAGGTCGGCACCTTCACCATCCAGGCGGGCTTGGCGGCCATCCTGCGCGCGCACGGCGCGGAGCCGGACGGCGTAGTCGGTCACTCCCAGGGTGAGGTCGCGGGCGCCTACATTTCCGGTGGCCTGCCGCTGGAAGACGCTGTGCGCGTGATCGTTTCGCGCGGCCGGTTGATGGCCGAGGGCGAGCAGATGATCACCGACGACCAGGTGCGCAACATGGCGCTGGTCGAGCTGAGCGCCGAAGACGTCGAGGCGATGCTGCCGGACTTCCCGGAGATCGAGCTCGCGGTGTTCGCCGCGCCCACCAACACCGTGATCGGCGGACCGCCGGATCAGGTGCACGCGATCGTCGCGAAGGTCGAGGAGCAGGGCAAGTTCGCGCGCGTCCTGCAGACCCGCGGCGCCGGCCACACCTCGCAGATGGATGTGCTGCTCGGCGAACTAGCCGCCGAACTGGCCGGTATCGAGCCCACCGCACTGCAGGTCGACCTGTACTCGACCGCGCACAAGAGCGCCGTCTACAAGGCCGGCCACGAGCCGGTGCACAACGAGGACTACTGGGTCACCAATATGCGTGGCTCGGTGTACTTCACCAACGCGATCCGCGCCGCGGTGGACTCCGGCATCACCACATTCCTCGAGCTCGCTCCGAATTCCGTTGCGCTCATGCAGGTTATGGGCACGACGTTCGCGGCGGGTGTGCCCAACGCCGCGCTGATTCCGACCCTGAAGCGCAAGGAAGACGAGTCGGCTGCCGTGATCTCGGCGCTGGCGCAGCTCTACGTCAACGGCCACCGCGTCGACCTGTCGTCGCTGCTGCCCGCCGGTCCCTACGCCGATATTCCGCGAACCACGTTCGTGCGCAAGGAATTCTGGCCCAAGGGCAAGGCGCTCAGCACCGGTTCCGGCAACGCCAAGGTGCCGGGGGCGCACGTGTCGCTGCCCGACGGCCGGCACGTGTGGGAGGTGCAGGCCGCGGCCGTCACCGATCTCGGCGCACTGGTGAACGCGGCTGCCGCGCAGGTGCTTTCGGATGTGCAGGCGGGGGCGTCCTACGCTTACGCGCCCGTTCCGGTGACCGGCACGCTGACCACGACGCTGACTCCGTACCCCGGTGGTGCGGCGGCGCAGGTGCACGCCAAGGAGGGCAACTCCTTCAAGCTGCTGTTCGACGGTGTCGTCACCTCGGGCGCTCCGCTGCCGGAACCCGTTGCGGTGCAGCCGGTTCAGACGGCGACGCCGACCACCGAGGTCGCGGTCGTCGAGAGCTTCGGTGACCGCTGGGATCCGAACGGCAGCCAGAAGCTCGAAGACCGGCTCGCGCTGATCGTCGCCGAGTCCATGGGTTACGCGGTGGAGGACCTCCCGATGGAGATCCCGCTGATGGAGCTCGGGCTGGACTCGCTGATGGCGATGCGCATCAAGAACCGCGTCGAGTACGAATTCGATATCCCGCAGCTGCAGATCCAGGCCGTGCGTGACGCCAACCTGACCGAGGTCGGCAAGGTGCTGCGCTATGCGATCGAGCACCGCGACGAAGTGGCCGCGATCGCCGAGCGGCAGGCCGCGGGCGAAGAGGTGACCATCGACGCGGACTTCGTGAATCAGGCGCGTGCTGCGATGGAGGCGGGCGAGGATCCGGCGGCCATCGCGAAAGCCGCTGCGGTAGAAGCGAAGCAAGATGCGGTCGAGTCCGCGGCTGCGGTGAAGAAGGAAGCGGTCGAGTCCGCTGCTGCGGCGAAGAGGGACGCGGTCGAGTCCGCTGCTGCGGCGAAGAGGGACGCGGTCGAGTCCGCTGCTGCGGCGAAGAAGGAAGCGATCGAGTCCGCGGCGGGTGCACTGGTCGCGGACGCCGCCGTGACGACCGAATCGGCTCCGGTGGCCGGGGACGCTGTCCTCGGCGGCGTGGCCTACGAGGCCGACGAGGACGACGTCCCGCCACGCGACGCCGCCGAGCGCCTGGCCTACGGAACCTGGGCGCTGGTGACCGGCAAGTCCGCGGGCGGCATCTTCAACACCCTGCCGATCCTGGAAGAGGAGGTCGCCGAGAAGATGGCGGCGCGCCTCACTGAGCGGGTGGGTGCGGAAATCACTGTCGACGACGTGCTCGATTGCGAGACCATCGAGGCGCTCGCCGAAATCGTGCGCAACCTGCAGGACAGCGGTGTGGATGTGGATGGTTTCGTGCGCCCGCTGCGCGCTCGGACCGAGGGCTCGAACGCGGTGCCGGTCTTCGTGTTCCACCCGGCCGGTGGCAACACGCTGGTTTACGAACCGCTGTTGAAGAAGCTCCCCGCCGACACCCCCATGTATGGCTTCGAGCGCGTGGACGGCTCCATCGAGGAGCGGGCCCGTGAGTACCTGCCGGAACTGCGCAAGATCCAGGGCGACGGTCCGTACGTGCTGTACGGCTGGTCGTTGGGCGCGGTGCTCGCCCTGCAGGTCGGGCAGTTGCTGCGGGAAGAGGGTGCCGACGTACGCACCATCGGCCTCATCGACCTCGCCCGCACGGTGAAGCCCGAGGACAACAGTCCGGAGGAGCGGGTGCGCCGCATCGAGCGCTACCAGGCCTTCGCCAAGAAGACCTACAACGTGCCGCACGAACTGGATCGTGACCAGCTGGAGGAATTGGCCGCGGCCAGCGACGAAGATCAGTTCAAGATGATCGGTGACCTGGTCAAGCTGAGCGGCGCGAAGATCCCCGGCGGCGTGCTCGAACACCAGCGCACCTCGTGGCTGGAAAACCGTGAGCTGCAGAAGGTTCAGCCGCGCAACTACGACGGCGACGTGGTGCTCTACCTGGCCGACCGCTACCACGACGGCGCGATCGAGTTGGAGCCCCGCTTCGCCGATCGTCTCCCGAACGGCGGCTGGGAGGAGTTCATCCCGAACCTCGAGGTCGTGCACATCCCCGGCGACCACCTGCAGATCGTCGACGAACCGCGCATTGGCAAGATCGGTACCGACCTCGCCGCGAAACTCGCGGAGATCGAGGCGAAGGGAGCCAAGTGA